One region of Mucilaginibacter sp. 14171R-50 genomic DNA includes:
- a CDS encoding NAD(P)/FAD-dependent oxidoreductase — protein sequence MDINKRVIVIGAGFAGLASACVLAKEGYRVTILEKNDQPGGRARVWEKDGFKFDMGPSWYWMPDVFENFFALFGKKPSDFYELKRLDPGYRVYYGKDDVLDVPANMGELERLFDAIEPGSSAGLRKFLEQAAYKYKVGMGEYVFRPSHSITEFIDFNLIRKSMSMQLLTSMSSHVRQYFKNPKLIKLLEFPVLFLGATPQDTPAMYSMMNHADLALGTWYPMGGMNEIVKAMVAVAESYGVDIKLNTEVTKIEVADGKAKAVETNNGSYTSGFVIAGADYQHTDQYLLDNPDRNYTEKYWASRTMSPSSLLFYIGTNKKVAGIQHHSLFFDEDFELHAREIYKNPQWPTKPLFYVCCTSKTDPEAAPNEGENLFFLMPIAPDLTDDDATREKYFDIMLDRFEHITGQTIRDAIVVKRSYALKDFKADYHSFKGNAYGLANTLAQTAFFKPSMRAKHVKNMFYTGQLTVPGPGVPPALISGQIAAIEAMKIMEKL from the coding sequence ATGGATATCAACAAACGAGTTATTGTTATCGGGGCAGGTTTTGCGGGGCTGGCTTCGGCCTGTGTGCTGGCAAAAGAGGGTTACCGTGTAACCATATTGGAAAAGAACGACCAGCCCGGCGGCCGCGCACGCGTATGGGAAAAAGACGGCTTTAAGTTTGATATGGGCCCCAGCTGGTACTGGATGCCCGATGTGTTCGAAAACTTTTTTGCCTTGTTCGGTAAAAAACCATCAGATTTTTATGAGCTTAAGCGGCTCGACCCCGGTTACCGTGTTTATTATGGTAAGGACGATGTACTGGATGTACCTGCCAACATGGGCGAGCTGGAAAGACTTTTCGATGCGATAGAGCCCGGCAGCAGCGCCGGATTGCGCAAATTTTTAGAACAGGCCGCCTATAAATATAAGGTGGGTATGGGCGAGTATGTTTTCCGCCCTTCGCATTCCATTACAGAGTTTATCGACTTTAACCTGATCCGTAAAAGCATGAGCATGCAATTGCTTACCAGCATGAGCAGCCATGTGCGCCAATATTTTAAAAACCCAAAACTGATAAAGCTACTGGAGTTTCCCGTGCTGTTTTTGGGCGCGACCCCGCAGGATACCCCCGCCATGTACAGCATGATGAACCACGCCGACCTCGCCCTGGGCACCTGGTACCCCATGGGTGGGATGAACGAGATTGTTAAAGCTATGGTAGCCGTTGCTGAAAGCTATGGTGTAGATATCAAACTAAACACCGAAGTGACAAAAATTGAGGTGGCTGATGGAAAAGCAAAAGCTGTTGAAACCAATAATGGTAGCTATACCAGTGGCTTTGTAATCGCGGGTGCGGATTATCAGCATACCGATCAGTATCTTTTAGATAATCCCGATAGGAACTATACTGAAAAGTACTGGGCTAGTCGCACTATGTCACCATCGAGTTTGCTGTTTTATATCGGCACCAATAAAAAGGTAGCGGGCATACAACACCACAGCCTGTTTTTTGACGAAGATTTTGAACTGCATGCCCGGGAGATCTATAAAAACCCGCAATGGCCTACAAAGCCGCTGTTTTATGTATGCTGCACGTCGAAAACAGACCCCGAGGCTGCACCGAATGAAGGAGAGAATCTTTTCTTTTTAATGCCGATTGCCCCCGACCTGACTGATGACGACGCTACCCGCGAGAAATACTTTGATATAATGTTGGATAGATTTGAGCATATCACCGGTCAAACCATACGCGATGCGATAGTGGTAAAACGCAGTTATGCATTAAAGGATTTCAAAGCCGACTATCATTCTTTTAAAGGCAATGCCTATGGGTTGGCCAACACCCTTGCCCAAACGGCTTTTTTTAAACCCAGCATGCGCGCAAAACATGTTAAAAATATGTTTTATACCGGCCAGCTAACCGTGCCGGGGCCGGGAGTGCCTCCCGCATTGATATCAGGGCAGATAGCGGCGATAGAGGCGATGAAAATTATGGAAAAATTATGA